In Populus trichocarpa isolate Nisqually-1 chromosome 16, P.trichocarpa_v4.1, whole genome shotgun sequence, a genomic segment contains:
- the LOC7453737 gene encoding (R)-mandelonitrile beta-glucosyltransferase isoform X2, with the protein MGSISKPHVVVIPCPLQGHIKTMLKLAKLLHYKGLHITFVSTEFNHKRFLRSRGPHALDDLPGFHFRTIPDGLPPSDIDATQEIPSLCHAMNKNFLAPFKDLLLQLKNTVSENNPPVTCIVSDPFAPFSIKAGEEVGLPVVMYATTNACGYMGCKQLYALREKGFTPIKDMSNLSNGYLETKVDWAPGMKDVRLKDFPFIQTTDPDEVVFNFAIGVAETSVKARAIAFHTFDALEPEVLDGLSTIFPRVYSIGPLQLLLNQFEENGLKSIGYSLWKEDHECLQWLETKEPKSVVYVNFGSITVMTADQLVEFAMGLVNSNIPFLWITRPDLVVGESAVLPAEFEEETEKRGFITSWCPQEEVLNHPAVGGFLTHSGWGSTIESLCAGLPLACWPFFADQAMNCRYSCNEWGVGMEIDNNVKREEVEMLVKELMEGEKGEKMRGKAMEWKRLAEEAVGPEGTSSINLDKFIHEIISSNN; encoded by the exons ATGGGATCCATTTCGAAGCCTCATGTTGTTGTGATCCCATGTCCACTCCAAG GTCATATAAAGACTATGCTTAAACTTGCGAAGCTTCTTCACTACAAAGGTCTTCACATCACGTTTGTCAGCACAGAATTCAATCACAAACGTTTCCTTAGGTCAAGAGGACCTCATGCCCTTGATGACTTGCCTGGCTTCCATTTTAGAACCATTCCCGATGGTCTCCCTCCTTCAGATATTGATGCCACCCAAGAAATTCCTTCTCTTTGTCATGCCATGAACAAGAATTTCTTAGCACCCTTTAAAGATCTTCTTTTACAACTCAAAAATACAGTATCGGAGAACAACCCTCCGGTTACCTGCATTGTTTCTGATCCTTTTGCTCCATTCTCCATCAAAGCTGGGGAAGAAGTTGGTCTTCCAGTTGTGATGTATGCCACTACGAATGCATGTGGCTATATGGGATGTAAACAGCTCTATGCTCTCAGAGAGAAAGGCTTCACCCCCATCAAAG ATATGAGCAATCTAAGCAACGGCTATCTTGAGACAAAAGTAGACTGGGCTCCTGGTATGAAAGACGTTCGTCTTAAGGATTTTCCATTTATTCAAACAACAGATCCAGATGAAGTTGTATTTAACTTTGCCATTGGGGTTGCTGAAACTTCTGTTAAAGCTCGTGCAATTGCTTTTCATACTTTTGACGCCTTGGAACCAGAAGTTTTAGATGGCCTTTCCACTATTTTCCCTCGAGTTTATTCCATCGGTCCACTCCAGTTACTCCTAAATCAATTCGAAGAAAATGGTTTGAAGTCTATTGGTTACAGTCTGTGGAAAGAAGACCATGAGTGTCTCCAATGGCTGGAAACAAAGGAACCCAAATCAGTGGTGTACGTGAATTTTGGGAGCATAACAGTGATGACAGCTGATCAACTGGTGGAGTTTGCAATGGGATTAGTTAATAGTAATATCCCATTCTTGTGGATTACAAGGCCAGATTTGGTCGTCGGTGAATCAGCTGTTTTACCAGCTGAATTTGAAGAGGAAACTGAAAAGCGAGGCTTTATTACAAGTTGGTGTCCACAAGAGGAAGTGCTTAACCATCCAGCAGTTGGAGGGTTTCTAACTCATAGTGGCTGGGGTTCAACCATTGAGAGCTTGTGTGCTGGCCTTCCATTGGCGTGTTGGCCCTTCTTCGCTGATCAAGCAATGAACTGTAGATATAGCTGCAATGAATGGGGAGTTGGAATGGAGATTGATAATAACGTCAAGAGGGAAGAAGTGGAGATGCTGGTGAAGGAGCTAATGGAAGGGGAAAAGGGTGAGAAAATGAGGGGAAAGGCTATGGAGTGGAAAAGGTTGGCTGAAGAAGCTGTTGGGCCAGAGGGTACATCATCCATTAATTTGGACAAGTTCATCCATGAAATAATCTCTTCAAACAATTAG
- the LOC7455865 gene encoding 7-deoxyloganetin glucosyltransferase — MGSKPEANYMPHMVLIPYPFQSHIKIMLKLAKLLHSKGFHITFVNTEFNHQRFLKSRGPDALDGLPHFRFETIPDGLPPSHIDASQETIPLAMAVENNMLAPLKVLLAKLDNPPITCLVSDVFMRFTIAAAEELGLPIVMLVTMSACGYMGFKQLHDLQEKGFLPLKDESYLTNGYLESTIIEGIPGMKRLQLKDFPYTRRIDPDDFAFNFVMRAAETSVKAHAIAIHTFDALEKDVLDGLSTIFPRVYSIGPLQLLLNQIQQDGLSSIGYNLWKEDSECLQWLDTKEPKSVVYVNFGSIAVMTAEQLVEFAMGLANSEISFLWIIRPDLVTGESAILPAEFQVETQNRGFVTSWCPQEEVLNHPSVGGFLTHTGWNSIIESLCAGVPVICWPLFADQPINCSYACIEWGVGMEIDNNVRREEVEKLIRNLMGGEECKKMREKAKHWKKVAEEATVPNGSSSINLDRFINEMLQSNITL, encoded by the exons ATGGGATCCAAACCAGAAGCTAATTATATGCCTCACATGGTTTTGATCCCGTATCCATTTCAAAGCCATATCAAAATCATGCTTAAATTGGCAAAACTCTTACACTCCAAAGGCTTTCACATAACATTTGTCAACACAGAATTCAATCACCAACGTTTCTTGAAATCAAGAGGCCCAGATGCCCTTGATGGCTTGCCCCACTTCCGGTTTGAAACCATCCCTGATGGCCTCCCTCCTTCACATATAGATGCTTCCCAGGAAACTATTCCCCTTGCCATGGCTGTTGAAAATAATATGTTAGCTCCTTTAAAGGTTCTTCTAGCCAAACTTGACAATCCTCCGATTACTTGCCTAGTTTCTGATGTTTTCATGCGATTCACCATCGCAGCTGCTGAAGAACTTGGACTCCCAATTGTGATGCTTGTCACCATGTCTGCATGTGGATATATGGGATTCAAGCAGCTTCATGACCTCCAGGAGAAGGGCTTCCTTCCACTTAAAG ATGAAAGTTATCTAACAAATGGTTATCTCGAAAGTACAATTATAGAAGGAATCCCTGGTATGAAACGGCTCCAACTTAAAGATTTTCCGTATACTCGAAGAATAGATCCAGATGACTTTGCATTCAACTTTGTAATGCGAGCTGCTGAGACTTCTGTTAAGGCTCATGCAATTGCTATTCATACTTTTGATGCATTGGAGAAAGATGTTTTGGATGGCCTTTCCACTATATTTCCTCGCGTGTATTCCATCGGTCCACTCCAGTTGCTTCTCAATCAAATTCAACAAGATGGTTTGAGCTCTATTGGATACAATTTATGGAAAGAAGATAGTGAATGCCTTCAGTGGCTAGATACCAAGGAGCCCAAGTCAGTTGTCTATGTGAACTTTGGAAGCATAGCAGTGATGACAGCGGAGCAGCTGGTTGAGTTTGCAATGGGACTGGCTAATAGCGAGATCTCGTTCTTGTGGATTATAAGGCCGGATTTGGTTACCGGTGAGTCGGCGATTTTGCCGGCTGAGTTTCAAGTGGAAACTCAGAATCGTGGTTTCGTGACTAGTTGGTGTCCACAAGAGGAAGTTCTGAACCACCCATCAGTCGGGGGATTTCTAACTCATACTGGTTGGAATTCGATTATTGAAAGCTTGTGTGCTGGAGTGCCAGTGATATGTTGGCCTTTATTTGCTGATCAACCAATAAATTGTAGCTATGCTTGCATTGAATGGGGAGTTGGCATGGAGATTGATAACAATGTCAGGAGGGAAGAAGTGGAGAAGCTTATCAGGAACTTGATGGGAGGAGAAGAGTGTAAGAAAATGAGGGAAAAGGCCAAACACTGGAAGAAGGTGGCGGAAGAGGCTACTGTCCCTAATGGTTCATCATCCATTAATTTAGACAGGTTCATCAATGAAATGTTACAATCAAACATCACTCTGTAA
- the LOC7453737 gene encoding (R)-mandelonitrile beta-glucosyltransferase isoform X1: MGSISKPHVVVIPCPLQGHIKTMLKLAKLLHYKGLHITFVSTEFNHKRFLRSRGPHALDDLPGFHFRTIPDGLPPSDIDATQEIPSLCHAMNKNFLAPFKDLLLQLKNTVSENNPPVTCIVSDPFAPFSIKAGEEVGLPVVMYATTNACGYMGCKQLYALREKGFTPIKDMSNLSNGYLETKVDWAPGMKDVRLKDFPFIQTTDPDEVVFNFAIGVAETSVKARAIAFHTFDALEPEVLDGLSTIFPRVYSIGPLQLLLNQFEENGLKSIGYSLWKEDHECLQWLETKEPKSVVYVNFGSITVMTADQLVEFAMGLVNSNIPFLWITRPDLVVGESAVLPAEFEEETEKRGFITSWCPQEEVLNHPAVGGFLTHSGWGSTIESLCAGLPLACWPFFADQAMNCRYSCNEWGVGMEIDNNVKREEVEMLVKELMEGEKGEKMRGKAMEWKRLAEEAVGPEGTSSINLDKFIHEIISSNN, encoded by the exons ATGGGATCCATTTCGAAGCCTCATGTTGTTGTGATCCCATGTCCACTCCAAGGTCATATAAAGACTATGCTTAAACTTGCGAAGCTTCTTCACTACAAAG GTCTTCACATCACGTTTGTCAGCACAGAATTCAATCACAAACGTTTCCTTAGGTCAAGAGGACCTCATGCCCTTGATGACTTGCCTGGCTTCCATTTTAGAACCATTCCCGATGGTCTCCCTCCTTCAGATATTGATGCCACCCAAGAAATTCCTTCTCTTTGTCATGCCATGAACAAGAATTTCTTAGCACCCTTTAAAGATCTTCTTTTACAACTCAAAAATACAGTATCGGAGAACAACCCTCCGGTTACCTGCATTGTTTCTGATCCTTTTGCTCCATTCTCCATCAAAGCTGGGGAAGAAGTTGGTCTTCCAGTTGTGATGTATGCCACTACGAATGCATGTGGCTATATGGGATGTAAACAGCTCTATGCTCTCAGAGAGAAAGGCTTCACCCCCATCAAAG ATATGAGCAATCTAAGCAACGGCTATCTTGAGACAAAAGTAGACTGGGCTCCTGGTATGAAAGACGTTCGTCTTAAGGATTTTCCATTTATTCAAACAACAGATCCAGATGAAGTTGTATTTAACTTTGCCATTGGGGTTGCTGAAACTTCTGTTAAAGCTCGTGCAATTGCTTTTCATACTTTTGACGCCTTGGAACCAGAAGTTTTAGATGGCCTTTCCACTATTTTCCCTCGAGTTTATTCCATCGGTCCACTCCAGTTACTCCTAAATCAATTCGAAGAAAATGGTTTGAAGTCTATTGGTTACAGTCTGTGGAAAGAAGACCATGAGTGTCTCCAATGGCTGGAAACAAAGGAACCCAAATCAGTGGTGTACGTGAATTTTGGGAGCATAACAGTGATGACAGCTGATCAACTGGTGGAGTTTGCAATGGGATTAGTTAATAGTAATATCCCATTCTTGTGGATTACAAGGCCAGATTTGGTCGTCGGTGAATCAGCTGTTTTACCAGCTGAATTTGAAGAGGAAACTGAAAAGCGAGGCTTTATTACAAGTTGGTGTCCACAAGAGGAAGTGCTTAACCATCCAGCAGTTGGAGGGTTTCTAACTCATAGTGGCTGGGGTTCAACCATTGAGAGCTTGTGTGCTGGCCTTCCATTGGCGTGTTGGCCCTTCTTCGCTGATCAAGCAATGAACTGTAGATATAGCTGCAATGAATGGGGAGTTGGAATGGAGATTGATAATAACGTCAAGAGGGAAGAAGTGGAGATGCTGGTGAAGGAGCTAATGGAAGGGGAAAAGGGTGAGAAAATGAGGGGAAAGGCTATGGAGTGGAAAAGGTTGGCTGAAGAAGCTGTTGGGCCAGAGGGTACATCATCCATTAATTTGGACAAGTTCATCCATGAAATAATCTCTTCAAACAATTAG
- the LOC7453737 gene encoding (R)-mandelonitrile beta-glucosyltransferase isoform X3, with translation MGSISKPHVVVIPCPLQGHIKTMLKLAKLLHYKGLHITFVSTEFNHKRFLRSRGPHALDDLPGFHFRTIPDGLPPSDIDATQDIPSLCDAMNKNFLAPFKDLLLELRNTVSENNPPVTCIVSDPFAPISIKAGEEVGLPVVMYATMNACGYMGFKQLHALRERGFTPIKDMSNLSNGYLETKVDWAPGMKDVRLKDFPFIQTTDPDEVVFNFAIGVAETSVKARAIAFHTFDALEPEVLDGLSTIFPRVYSIGPLQLLLNQFEENGLKSIGYSLWKEDHECLQWLETKEPKSVVYVNFGSITVMTADQLVEFAMGLVNSNIPFLWITRPDLVVGESAVLPAEFEEETEKRGFITSWCPQEEVLNHPAVGGFLTHSGWGSTIESLCAGLPLACWPFFADQAMNCRYSCNEWGVGMEIDNNVKREEVEMLVKELMEGEKGEKMRGKAMEWKRLAEEAVGPEGTSSINLDKFIHEIISSNN, from the exons ATGGGATCCATTTCGAAGCCTCATGTTGTTGTGATCCCATGTCCACTCCAAGGTCATATAAAGACTATGCTTAAACTTGCGAAGCTTCTTCACTACAAAGGTCTTCACATCACGTTTGTCAGCACAGAATTCAATCACAAACGCTTCCTTAGGTCAAGAGGACCTCATGCTCTTGATGACTTGCCTGGCTTCCATTTTAGAACCATTCCTGATGGTCTCCCTCCTTCAGATATTGATGCCACCCAAGACATTCCTTCTCTTTGTGATGCCATGAACAAGAATTTCTTAGCACCCTTTAAAGATCTTCTTTTGGAACTCAGAAATACCGTATCGGAGAACAACCCTCCGGTTACCTGCATTGTTTCTGATCCCTTCGCTCCAATCTCCATCAAAGCTGGGGAAGAAGTTGGTCTTCCAGTTGTGATGTATGCCACTATGAATGCATGTGGCTATATGGGATTTAAACAGCTCCATGCTCTCAGAGAGAGAGGCTTCACCCCAATCAAAG ATATGAGCAATCTAAGCAACGGCTATCTTGAGACAAAAGTAGACTGGGCTCCTGGTATGAAAGACGTTCGTCTTAAGGATTTTCCATTTATTCAAACAACAGATCCAGATGAAGTTGTATTTAACTTTGCCATTGGGGTTGCTGAAACTTCTGTTAAAGCTCGTGCAATTGCTTTTCATACTTTTGACGCCTTGGAACCAGAAGTTTTAGATGGCCTTTCCACTATTTTCCCTCGAGTTTATTCCATCGGTCCACTCCAGTTACTCCTAAATCAATTCGAAGAAAATGGTTTGAAGTCTATTGGTTACAGTCTGTGGAAAGAAGACCATGAGTGTCTCCAATGGCTGGAAACAAAGGAACCCAAATCAGTGGTGTACGTGAATTTTGGGAGCATAACAGTGATGACAGCTGATCAACTGGTGGAGTTTGCAATGGGATTAGTTAATAGTAATATCCCATTCTTGTGGATTACAAGGCCAGATTTGGTCGTCGGTGAATCAGCTGTTTTACCAGCTGAATTTGAAGAGGAAACTGAAAAGCGAGGCTTTATTACAAGTTGGTGTCCACAAGAGGAAGTGCTTAACCATCCAGCAGTTGGAGGGTTTCTAACTCATAGTGGCTGGGGTTCAACCATTGAGAGCTTGTGTGCTGGCCTTCCATTGGCGTGTTGGCCCTTCTTCGCTGATCAAGCAATGAACTGTAGATATAGCTGCAATGAATGGGGAGTTGGAATGGAGATTGATAATAACGTCAAGAGGGAAGAAGTGGAGATGCTGGTGAAGGAGCTAATGGAAGGGGAAAAGGGTGAGAAAATGAGGGGAAAGGCTATGGAGTGGAAAAGGTTGGCTGAAGAAGCTGTTGGGCCAGAGGGTACATCATCCATTAATTTGGACAAGTTCATCCATGAAATAATCTCTTCAAACAATTAG